The bacterium sequence GGCGCTGGTCCTCGTGCTCGCGGCTGAGGAAGCCCTCGTTCACCCAGGCCCGCTCGAAGTGCGCGATCAGGTCGTCCGCGGTCACCGGCTGGTGACGCGCCTTCCGGCGGTTGTACTCTTGAACGGCGTCATGGAGCGCGGCCCCGTAGACCACCCGATGATCGCGGAGCACCGGAACGCGCAGGATGTGGATGTACTTGTACTTGAGCGGACACGTCGAGTAGTCGTCGACCTGCCGGAACGAAAGCGGGATCACCTGATCGCCCGGCGGCACGAGCGTGAGCTGCGGGTGCAGATCAACCGGGGGGGCGTGGCGCTCCACCGCCTGGACCACAGATGCGCGGAACGTTTCCGGATCCGCCCGTGGCAGATCGAGCGTCTCGAGGACGAAGCGGCTGACCTTCCGCGGGCGCGCGCCCCCGTAGTCCTGGGCGCTGGTCAGGTAGAGATCGCGCTTGGCCCGGGTCATCCCGACGTAGAACAGCCGGCGCTCCTCCTGCAGGTGGAAGTCTCCGCTCGGCAGCAGATCCTTCATCAGCGCGTCCGGCAGCGGGATCGGTTCGCCTCGGGCCCGCGATGGGAACTTGTCAGACACGAGGCTCACCAGAAACACGACGGGAAACTCCGACCCCTTGGCCTTGTGGATCGTGAGCACACGGACGGCGTCGGCCTCGGTGTCGAACTCGGCCGTCGGCGGGTCGTCGCCGGCCTCGATCAGCAGGTCGAGATACCCCACGAACCCCGGCACCCGATCGACCTGGGCGATCGCGCCGTACCGCGACACCAGGTCGAAGAACTTGGAGAGGTTGGCGACCTTCTGCTCGTCTTCCGGCCGGCCGGAGGCGGCCAAACGGCCGACGTACCCGGTGCGGGTCACCAGGTATTCGTAGAGCACCCGGCCGGTGGGATACCGCGAAGCCATCTCCGTCATCGCGTCGAGATCCTCGACGACCTTGGCGATCGAGGCGCGGCCCTCCGCGCTGACCTCGATTCCCTCGATCCGGTCGAGCTGCCGGTAGACGTGGCTCAGCGATCGATTCTTGCGGTTCGCATAGCTCATGCAGAGGGCGAGGTCCTGGGGGGGGACCTCGTAGAACGGGGCGGTGCTGAGCAGGTACAACGACAGGCCGTCCTGGGGATTGGCGAAACAGCGCAGGGCCGCGATCACCAACCGGATCTCCTCGCGGTCGTAGAGGCCCCGGGTTCCCGAGAACCGGAAGGGGATCCCCCGAAGGTTGAGCGCGCGCAGGAACGGATCGGCGTCACGGTTCGCGCGGACGAGAATCGCCACGTCCCCATACCGCCACTGGCCGTCGGCCACGCGGCGGACGATGCGCTCCGCCACACCATCGGCTTCGCTGTTCAAGGTGTCGAAGTGCAGGTGCCGGGGAAGACTCCCGGGGCCCGCGACGGCCACGAGGTGCTTGTCGATGTGGTGGCGGACCTCAAGCCGGTCCGGGTCGTTGTGTCGGATCAGGCGGTACGCCGTGTCGAGGATGAACTGCGTCGAGCGGTAGTTCTGCGTGAGCACGACGATCTTGGCATCGGCATAGGTTTCGGTAAAATAGGTGATGTTGCTGTAGGACGCCCCACGCCATCGGTAGATCGCCTGGTCATCGTCGGCGACCACGGTGAGGCACCTCCGGCCGCCGGCGAGGAGCTTCACGAGCTCGAATTGCGCGTAGTTGGTGTCTTGAAACTCGTCGACCAGCACGTATCGGAACTGCTCGCGGTACCGCTGCAGCACGGTGGGATGCTCGCGGAGCACGCGCAGCGTCATGGTGATGAGGTCGCCGAAGTCCACCCGGCCCTCCCGCGCGAGCAGCCGCTGGTACGCCCCGTAGGCCGCGGCGACCTCGCGCTGCTGGCGGACCTGTTCGGCGGCGGCGGGGTCATCGGGAGCGGCAGCGGCGGCGAGCCGCTCGGCGTAGGCGGCGTACTCCTCGGGGGTGGTGTCCTCGTCCTTCGCCCGGCTGAACAGCGAGGCCAGCGCGTCGATGTGCCGGGTCGGATCCCCCAGCGGGCGGTAGTATTCCAAGGGCAGCTCGAAGAGGCGCTCGCGGATGAAGATGATCTGTTCGGGCTTCGTCAGCACCCGGAAATCGGGGGAGAGCCCAAGGTGGAGCGCATGCTCCCGCAGCACCCTGTCCCCAAAGGCGTGAAACGTGCTGATCCACGCCTGCGTGTACCCGTACGGGACGAGCCGATCCACCCGCTCTTCCATCTCGGCCGCGGCGCGGTCGGTAAAGGTCAGCGCCAGGATCTCTTCCGGGCGCGCCCGGCGCGTGGTGATCAAATGGGCGATCCGCCGCGTAATCACGGTGGTCTTCCCGGTGCCGGCTCCGGCGACGATCAACAGCGGCCCTTCGGGGTGCACAACGGCCGCGAGCTGCTCGTCGGTCAGCCCGTCGAGGATCGCGTCCCCCGGGATCGGACGGGCCGCGGGCGCGGGCGGCGCAGCCAAGCCTGCGCCCGCGCCGTCCGACGGCGCAAGGGCGAGCACCAGCTGATCGTGCCGCAGCCGATCACCCTTCCGGTCAGCCATCGAACCGCTCCGCCTCAACCTCCCCGATCTCCCGCAGCGCCCGGATGATCGTCGCGTGCGCAAACCCTCGCCGCTCCAGCATCGCCGCGATGCGGCGTGTCCGTTGCGCCGGGGACAACCGCCGACAGGCCGGGAGGCGGCGCCGGACCAGCGCGGACGCAGACCGCTCCTCGACCGCGGCGAGATCGGGGTCCACCTCAAATGCCTCGCGGACCGCCCGGGCGATCAGTGCGGGGGCGACACCCTTCTGGCGGAGCTCCCACCGGATCCGCCCCACCCCGTAC is a genomic window containing:
- a CDS encoding UvrD-helicase domain-containing protein is translated as MADRKGDRLRHDQLVLALAPSDGAGAGLAAPPAPAARPIPGDAILDGLTDEQLAAVVHPEGPLLIVAGAGTGKTTVITRRIAHLITTRRARPEEILALTFTDRAAAEMEERVDRLVPYGYTQAWISTFHAFGDRVLREHALHLGLSPDFRVLTKPEQIIFIRERLFELPLEYYRPLGDPTRHIDALASLFSRAKDEDTTPEEYAAYAERLAAAAAPDDPAAAEQVRQQREVAAAYGAYQRLLAREGRVDFGDLITMTLRVLREHPTVLQRYREQFRYVLVDEFQDTNYAQFELVKLLAGGRRCLTVVADDDQAIYRWRGASYSNITYFTETYADAKIVVLTQNYRSTQFILDTAYRLIRHNDPDRLEVRHHIDKHLVAVAGPGSLPRHLHFDTLNSEADGVAERIVRRVADGQWRYGDVAILVRANRDADPFLRALNLRGIPFRFSGTRGLYDREEIRLVIAALRCFANPQDGLSLYLLSTAPFYEVPPQDLALCMSYANRKNRSLSHVYRQLDRIEGIEVSAEGRASIAKVVEDLDAMTEMASRYPTGRVLYEYLVTRTGYVGRLAASGRPEDEQKVANLSKFFDLVSRYGAIAQVDRVPGFVGYLDLLIEAGDDPPTAEFDTEADAVRVLTIHKAKGSEFPVVFLVSLVSDKFPSRARGEPIPLPDALMKDLLPSGDFHLQEERRLFYVGMTRAKRDLYLTSAQDYGGARPRKVSRFVLETLDLPRADPETFRASVVQAVERHAPPVDLHPQLTLVPPGDQVIPLSFRQVDDYSTCPLKYKYIHILRVPVLRDHRVVYGAALHDAVQEYNRRKARHQPVTADDLIAHFERAWVNEGFLSREHEDQRLEAGRVALRRFYAYQEASGTVPTFVEREFRFHVGATMIRGRWDRVDVRGGEVAIIDFKSTDVRTQQDADRRAKDSEQLAIYTLAYSEVFGRLPDRVELHFLGTQVLVGRARKTDAELARTREMILHAAGGIRAQQFLATPDPYRACPYCAFNEICPFTATAE